The nucleotide sequence aaaatgtaaatatttagCATAAACTCCATAGTTGCTATTGTACTACACATATGTTTTGGAGCGCAGATCAGCTCCAGTCTTTTAAATCCATTTACTGTCCTGTACTTTGAACTGATTGAAGACACGTGGCAAAAACAATTTCAATGGCTCAGATTTTAAATTagcaaattaaattatttttaatttaaaaaaataaaaaacgattTCTCTTCTCCTCTCCGTCGAAACAAAACACGCTCAAACTTAGCAACACACATTCACCACTACTCTGCCCTACTCTGCAATCGTGCTGTCGTAACTTCCCGCTGCTGTTGCAACTGCGCACTGCCGCCACCGTCACACTGTTACAAGCTTTCATCATATGACTCTCATTTGAAAAGGTTTGTTTCATCATAtcaatgactttgtcatttgaaatttttgtttctcGTTACACTTATGGAACCGTTCCACCTTTGTGTTTGATGACAACCATGATAGGATTGTTATAATCTATTTCTCCTTTTTTTGGTTCtggttaaagtttttttttttgtttactatTATCATCTATTTCTCCTTTTTTTGTTTCTCgttaaaggttttttttttgtttttgtttacatgttctttttatttgtttgttttaaagggtatatttttattcttatataaTCTTATCTTTGCACAATCACTAATATGATGACTCTGTTATTTTTCAGAAAGCATGAATCCGTCATCTATTTTGGTAGACAATTCTGTTGATAAATTGGTAAACACTATTCTTGAAGAAAATGAGGAACATGGACAAGAAAGTATTGCCGACATCAAACCTCgcttggatatgatatttgaatCCGAGGTAGCTGCTTATGAATTTTATAATGAGTATAGTAAAAGAATTGGATTTGGTATTCGTCGAGAATATGGGAATAAAAGCAAAAAAGACGGGGTTTTAACTTCAAGAAGATTCACATGCTACAAAGAAGGTACACGAAGTGTTGACAAAAGACGTCAACCGACTGGGGAGTCTACGGCAGAAACTAGAACGGGGTGTAATGCACGTATGGGTATTTCACTTGATCGAAAGATAGGGAAATACAAGGTTGTTGACTTTGTACTAGAACACAACCACCTTCTTCAACCGCAAGAGTATGTTCACATGATTCGCTCTCATCGTCGCATATCTGAGGTACAAGCATCACAAATTATAATGGGAGATGAATCTGGATTAAGACCAAAAGAATTGCATGAATATATGTCCAAGCAGGCTGGTGGGATAGAGATGGTTGGTTTTACAAGAACAGACGCTAAGAATTTGCTTCGAACAAAAAGGATGGACTCACTAAAGTATGGTGAAGTGGGTGCATTGATGACTTATTTCAAACAAGAAAGCAAAAATCCATCTTTCTTTTATGACTTTCAAATGGATGTTGAAGAGCaaataacaaacatattttGGGCAGATGCACAGATGATCAATGATTATGGGTACTTTGGTGATGTCGTTACTTTTGACACCACATACAAGACAAATAAGGGTTATCGGCCATTGGGAGTATTTGTTGGACTTAATAATCATCGGCAAACAATCATTTTTGGTGCAACATTGTTATATGATGAAACAATACCTTCTTTTCAGTGGTTATTTGAAACTTTTCTCAAAGCAATGAGTGGAAAAAAACCTAAAACCATTCTAACGGATCAAGATGCTGCGATGGCAAAGGGTATTTCTTTAGTTATGCCGGAGACATTTCATGGATTATGTACTTGGCATATAAGACAAAACGCTCTAAGGCATATGAACCATCTATATCAAAGGAGTATTTACCATGTGTGGCATCCATAATAATAGTATaataaaaacatacatttttttaggaaagtataataataaaaaacatattattcATGCAATAAAGAATACACAATTAAACGAGTTAATCATTCTTTATCAAACAATTTAAGCAAAAacgataaatattatttattataatattaaactCTTACAAGAACCATGAGTTACACATAATGTCACTCTTTAACTACATTTGATAATTCAACatgtcttattttttgtttagagTTGATAGTACAAGCTCACAACACGATATTTTCACATGAAAGTGAAAATCAAGACCTAAACACTAAATTGCAACGATCTATATAAACtcgaaatttttttaattattattttcttgaagAACACACTTAGGTTCTAATGCAAGAGGCTTAATAGTGAAAATTCATCAGTCTTCTAGACAAGGGGCGTGCTAGCAATGGTGAGTAAGATGGAGAAGGGGCATCCAGTGGAGGGTATGTAGGAACAACAGGAGACTCAACAGGAGCAACATTAATAGGGACAATCGGCTCAATTGGGGGAAGCGTAACAGGGGCAGGAGGCGTAACAAGGGTGGGTGTAATAGGGACATGATTAACAGGAACAGGCATAACAACAGGGACATCAATAGAAATTGGATTAGGCGTAAAAGGGCTAGGCTTAACAGGTGCTAGCGTAGGCGTAACAGGGGAAGGAGGCGTAATAGCGGTAGGAGGTGTAACAGTGGTAGGAGGCGTAATAAGGGAAGGAGGCGTAACAGGTGTAGGAGGCGTTACAGGGGCAGGAGGGGTAACAGGGGTAGGAGGAGAAATTGGGGCAGGGGGTGTAAGTGGGACAGAAGGCTTAACTGGTGTTGGAGGCGTAACAGGGACAGGAGGCTTAACAATGACTGGAGGGTTTACAGGAGCAGGCTTAACAGGGACAATAGGTTTAACAGGGGCGGGCTTAAATTTAAAACCATCAAGTTCGTAAAGAGCTGTGTCAAACTCTTCAGCAAATGAAGTGAAAAATGCTAGTTGGAGTAAGAGTAGCAACAGTGCATAAattttgaccattttttttttttttgtgtgtaagaGAAAGTAGTACTAAAGAGAGAGGGAAGAAGTAATGTTGGTGTTATGGAATGATGTGAGAATGTGACTTTGAGGTTGATTTATTTATAGGAGCTAATGCCCATGATCATTGGAGTTTTTGTTCATGTGtgtaataaacaatttttttttaaagtaggaTTGTTTCTTTATTTACGCTTTTTAGTTACTACCCAAATTCATTGATATGTATTTAAAGGGAAAATacaattgtttctttatttatacattttagTGCAAGATCATATAAGCACGGTTTGGGATGGAATGTTAAAAACTAGTATGGCACACATTTTAGAAATCTGTCTCTGTCTTTTTTTCAAtaaactcaaaaaaatattgcCTCATTAGATGTTATTAGTTCATTAGCTTATATtcgtttattttaattatcttaaaaatagaatttttttttttaaccatacTAAGTGTTATTAGGTCATTaggttaataatatttattttgtacaaaaaaaagcttaataatatttgtttaaagTAATTTTTCACTATAGTGTGGCTACCGAAACTTATAGGAAGGCCCTGCTACaattatgctaaaaaaaatgaatgctaTTTAtaaagctactttaaaaaaaattatatagttaATTAATGGATACAttgatataaaaattaattgggTCATAATAatagactaaaataaaaaatatgtagtGAGATGCccaaaaattatgtttaatagGGGTATTCCACTTTTGCTTTgctaattaatgttatttagAATTCATCAATCTAGTATTAATTAgtgttttattaatatttaatgttgattttaataatatttttaagaaataaatggTTTTCCAAATATCGTATATGTCatgaattaattttattgaGTCTTCATGAGCTTAattcagttgatatagacaaaACATAATACTCTCGGGATTCGAATCctaaacaccacaaaaaaaaaattaataaaaaattactaagtGGGTCCTACTAATAGCTTGACATtagtatatttcaaaaacaataaatatgtttgtgcaacaattttttttaaatacgaTGAAAGCATATGATAGAGTATGCAATGGAGTCATAATTATGCAAGAGAGAGTGAGACAATGTTTGTACAAGCCTTACTTCTAAATATCACTACTTAttttgagcaatgatatttgtacatccaattgatgataattttggTGACAATCttgattttctctctttttattggtcaaaaataatggagagagaagaaggaagagagagaataagaatctcatgtgagtatgagagagaaagttgtccaaaaattatcacataatagatgtacaaatatcatttctcactaatttttttcatcaatgGGGTAGCTAATAAGCTCTACACCCTATTAGACAAAACAACtcccattttctttttaaggaaaGCATAAGAACTCCCATTAAAGATCTCTAAGGAAACacaatttctcttttattattttttcagttCAATTAGATAtaagtattaaaataaaagaataatcattaagtaataatattaaaaagcactataaagtctttttttttataaaaaagtattaTAAAGTTAGTAATAATGTGTACACGTgagaattatttaaaattagatGCTCATACCTAGATGGTCTTAGGAGCTTTTCGTTCAATAAACTACTCTTGAACTATGTTATGCCTCTATCGTTTGTATTGTATTCATGGGTGCAGATAATATGGTATTTGGTATCACATAGCAATGACATCCTGCATCTATCAATTTAGAATACATTTCTAAATTTAACTCTTTATTTAtgtgcttgttaaaaaaaaaaaaaactttttatatatGTGATAAATTTTATTCCAAAATTGCTCAACGTTATTAACATATTGatacaatattaaattaaatattaatatatttaaaaataaaattaagttacaTTCAGCAAATTTAGTCTCTTCAATTGAACATAAAGTATACTTTGGTTTACCAAAAAACgatatttcaaaattcaaaacaatagCTTAGCATTATAAGTTTGTATAATATGTTCATGAAAAAATAATGTCTCTAATAAGAAACTGCATGTGTAACTAATTAACATGTTCTGCTTGAAATTTATAAACATAAAGCTCATATTATTATattgggttaaataagtttttagtccctataaattttcCAAATGATTATCTTGGGTAATATATTAAGggaagaaatattttttaagaagaaaataatggagtatttttatattttagatagtCTATACTTGGGATAAAAAGCAGCCTCGTGGTTTGGTGAAGGACAAGAATTTCAGTTTTccacctcaaaaaaaaaaaattgttcatttaTATTACCCCTAATTTTTTCCAATACCCTAAAAGAGTTTTAAATTGAACATCACAACCCCAATCTCTTATTTTTCAGCAaatcaaacactaaaaaaatggaAAGTATAAGTTATTTACCCGTGCATGACACAAACTCCATACTAGATAATAAAAACAACACTATCAGAAGAGAAGTTTTAGGAAAGGGAAATGAAAGTAGTGTGCCAAATCTGTAGACTCAAGGGACGCCTAATTACTCAGAAGTTATCAAGTTAAATTATTTAAGCACATTTAAAGCACATTAaaaattgttggaacaaaatgtgtttaacattaccatcttaagttttgatgataacaaggtattaaaatgtcaattgaatatgctaatatttgttcaagtgtgcaggactATTGACAAACATTTATAAGTCTTTGATTCAAGTATGAGTTCTGAAAGAACAAATGAGGGCAATGGAATTTACAAAAAGGAAGCCCTTGTTGCAAGATTGAAGACAGAGTCTGAAGACAAAGAGCGTCTGAACACCATCAAAAACTGGCTACCAGAAAGCTGGCGTCATCAGAGAGTCTGAAGAGcctctgtaacgccctctctaattatttgattattttaaatgagtttagaatgtacttatatgatttgtgtgatttatatgatttattttgatgagtgatattttgttatgatatatgttatatatttattaatataatatatatgttatttgatttagaaatatatatgttatttgatttagaaatatatatatatatatatatatatatatatatatgctatttgatttaaaaatataatatatgttatttgatttaggaatgtatatatgtcatttgttatagaaatatatacacgatttgttgcagaaataaatgtgatttgttatagaaataaatgttatttattgtagaaatatgtatgatttgttgtagaaatatatataatctgttatagaaatatgtatgatttgttatggaaatatatatatatatatatatatatatgttatagagatataattgttaattattattgttatagaaacattatatatatatatatatatatatatatatatatatatatatattgggatagaatattaatatttggatttaagagaaaaataagtaggttaaagatttatataaatagaagagacctagtttagaaaaacataacgtacgtacgactgcttttggagaaaagggagaaaagccaagagaagagggagagacctagaggggctgcgatttcctgattataaggtaagggtgagactaactttgcaattctattaagtatgtgaatcaatggttaagtttaacatgaattaggatgagtttaagaagaatcggaaattaggtcaaattgatagaattgatgattaaacggtggaaacttgttaaaaagatgtagaaactgtccttagaccttagataatgatttagatgaattctggaattgaaattaggcttagaaccttgttagatgatgattttcgtgtagaaagtgcatcatgtccgagcctcgattcatcgctcgccacggcgagctatgatcctcgcctcgcgagtgatgatcttcatcgctcgccacgcgagccttccccttcgcctcgcgagtgttttggtattgctcgccattgcgagcaaccttactcgccatagcgagctaaggcagagagcatgttagattttgtgtttcgaccttttgagttgaaccttagatgcctttgagtacctttaggtgcctactattgattagagaatgatttagaacgagattgaacctagaacaaccttagttggaaagttggcttgtactcgccacggcgagcagatgctctcgcctcgcgagcacttccagaattgagtgtttttagtgcattgtgagacttgagttgtttggattggttagaaatgaactttaggtacatagtgtgacctattaaagataatgattgtgaattgtgaagctatattgaaatgctaagtgtttataatgtgatttattgattgattgcattacttgaattattattgaatgatcaggaagttgttgaaaatgaattggtaataagctgttgatataatatgattatgctgctattgttatttaactaagttacatgagttgttgttgattatcatttgatattgttatatcctgagatgtttatgtgtcgcctatgttgctgttgttggttatgtgaaatatttatatgccttatgtgaaagatgtttgatgtttaagttgttgatgcttcacattaatattgttatgttgtgaattgcaattgatatattgatatctctctattgttgtgtgatttgactgtgctactgctgttatttaactaagtgcatgatgtctatatatatattatgaaatgatgacgtttagctccaaattattggatgcatgatgatatgttgattacgatgattacggtgttttgttgttaagagtccatgcatagcatttcattgagctttgtcctcaccacgattaggagctttgtcctccgcacgttttaggagctttgtcctccgcacgataaaagtatattaatacttatgatgacgattggtaccacatgcatataagtgtctaagttgcattgtcgcatatgtcgagtcaaggtcgttgttgatgaattatcatccatgagttgttaagttatcgatgaattatcatccatgagtttgtcgagttgtgttctacccatgtgttgttaaagaagtacctacgaagattatacgatgtgaattatatgatgttgactaaaatattgctatgttgtttaacatgttgattatgatattgttatgttgctacgttgtttaagatattgattatgatattgttatgttgctatgttgtttaacatgttgattatgatactgttatgttgctacgttgtttaagatattgattatgatattgttacgttgctatgttgtttaagataatgattatgatattgttaagttgttatgatgttgtgtataattgttactattaagtgatgaatatgttgttctatatatgattaatattattaagtgaatattatgttatgttattgatgatgatcgaatgttgtgattacttggtaattgtttatcaaagatgctatgatgtttaagatgatattgtttaagatgtttatgttgaagatttatgatgttgattttggtgttagtatgtgttgattatattttcataagatgatgaatacgttgttgttatattaatacaagaagatgaatatgttgttgttatattattatattatgaagagatgatgtatatataattattattattattaagtgaatatcatgctatattatgacgagatgatgtatatataattattattattattaagtgaatatcatgttacgttgttgttatattattataagaagatgtttatgttatgatgtagataattattactattaataagagatgattatattgtgttgttttaaagttattagtgatgatgattacatgatgatatctatgagttgttaagtgtacttgatgatgtttatgttaaattgataagttgtcttttgtaacaccccgttttcccaatatgaaaaatttcattaaatacatagcatttatcagagtaagcatcgtaaacaacgggatatcacataaacgtaatccaaaacagttaaataatgatttaaccaaatatcttaaacatcgcagcggaaattatgtcataatcataaaacgttttggcacgcagacCTCATCATAAATCTTAAAACaaattagttcataatcataaacagcataaaagtcacgtaatagaatgaagcatgcataatcataaagccccatcccgttacgtatcagagtgacctagacgacacagtgaaggcaaggccactcacgacggaaatagcacactaagctcgatcacctgcacgttacccacagtcgaggtaacattcaaacagaaggggtgagatttcataacagaataacattaatcaatgcaattaagaatcataagttaacatcttaatcagtcttgatcataatcaatttaaaacataatcatcattgtatctctaataagcatttatcacgtaatcacataattaatcatcttcaacaatataacgttatcacgtaatcacataatcaatcatcatcaacatagcataatagacatgacaatgtgacaatgctcctagactccgtatatgcatgtggtaccaatcgtcatcataagtataaatatactttaatcgtgcggaggacaaagctcctaataatcgtgcggaggacaaagctcctaataaaacgtggtgaggactaagctcaatgatatgctatgcatggactcttaacaacaaaacatcgtaatcatcataatcatgtgcattcaataacttgaagcaaaacgtcatcattttcattgtaTTCATATataacattgcatactcagttaaataacagcagcagcatagtcaagtcacataacagcagggagatatcaatatatcaatagcaattcaatagaatcataatcatttcaattatatcttacatattgcataatacattaatcatgctcaaataatatcaacataacttaatagctttacagtctgcattaaacgttatcattaggtttcattaccagttaggggttcactcttgatcaaaggGTGCGACACAGACCGCACAACCACTCaacagctacattctggacttgctcgcgaggcgagagttctcactcgccatggcgagtaccacttagattcccaactaatgttgttttgggttcaatcctgtcctaaaatcattcctaatcatctctaggtatgtttaggcacttaaaggcactcaaggtccaactaaaaagtcgaaactacaaaatatgacatgcactctgcctaagctcgcgaggcgaggaagggttgctcgccatggcgagttgaaccaaacaactcgcgaggcgaagggaaaaggctcgcgtggcgagcgatgaagctcatcactcgcgaggcgaggatcatagctcgccgtggcg is from Medicago truncatula cultivar Jemalong A17 chromosome 1, MtrunA17r5.0-ANR, whole genome shotgun sequence and encodes:
- the LOC112418028 gene encoding protein FAR1-RELATED SEQUENCE 5-like, with the protein product MNPSSILVDNSVDKLVNTILEENEEHGQESIADIKPRLDMIFESEVAAYEFYNEYSKRIGFGIRREYGNKSKKDGVLTSRRFTCYKEGTRSVDKRRQPTGESTAETRTGCNARMGISLDRKIGKYKVVDFVLEHNHLLQPQEYVHMIRSHRRISEVQASQIIMGDESGLRPKELHEYMSKQAGGIEMVGFTRTDAKNLLRTKRMDSLKYGEVGALMTYFKQESKNPSFFYDFQMDVEEQITNIFWADAQMINDYGYFGDVVTFDTTYKTNKGYRPLGVFVGLNNHRQTIIFGATLLYDETIPSFQWLFETFLKAMSGKKPKTILTDQDAAMAKGISLVMPETFHGLCTWHIRQNALRHMNHLYQRSIYHVWHP
- the LOC25481175 gene encoding vegetative cell wall protein gp1, yielding MVKIYALLLLLLQLAFFTSFAEEFDTALYELDGFKFKPAPVKPIVPVKPAPVNPPVIVKPPVPVTPPTPVKPSVPLTPPAPISPPTPVTPPAPVTPPTPVTPPSLITPPTTVTPPTAITPPSPVTPTLAPVKPSPFTPNPISIDVPVVMPVPVNHVPITPTLVTPPAPVTLPPIEPIVPINVAPVESPVVPTYPPLDAPSPSYSPLLARPLSRRLMNFHY